In Akkermansia muciniphila, the DNA window GTGGTCCTAGTCCGTCCGCCCCATCATTTCCCGGGTTTCCTGAATGGTGCGCGCCTGGGCCTGCCGTGCGCTCATGATGGTGGGCTGTTCAAAGCTCTGCCGCCTGGCTTCAATGTCCCTGTTGACGGTGCGGCCCAGGTGTTTGTCCGCGTCTTTCCAGGAACGGCCCTCAAAGTCGGATTTCTGGGTGGCGTATTGTTTGGACGCATCCTGCCAGGAATGGGTATTCACCCCTTTGGCGTGGGTAATAAAGTCCGGGGTATCCACCTTGCCATCCGTGAAGGATTTGACGCCGTCCCATTTTTTGGTTTCAAATTTGGTGGCGGCTCCGTCAAATTTCTTTTTTTCAAAGGCGGTGGTTTCAAAAGCCTTTTTTTCAATCTGGGACGTGTCTCCGTTGTAACGGAGCCCTTCAAAGGAGCTTCGTTTCTGGGAAACCATGGTGGTATTGCCTTCCTTGTCCGTCTGCTGGCCGAAGCCGCCGGCGAATTTTGCTTCCAGCGCATCCATCAGCTCCGCATCCGTTTTGGCGGAATCCGGACGCTGTTTGGGCTGCATGCTCGTTGTCACCGTACGTTCGGTAGCGCAGGAGCAGAGCCCAGCGGCGGCAATCAGGAGAATGTGCTGTATCCGGAACATGCTCACGGTTTCCTATTTTCACGATTGCCGCGCAAATTGCAAACAAAAAGGCGCCTCCATTGCTGAATGGAGGCGCCCGGAGTAATTTGTCTGGTTCCTGCGGGGGAAGGTTACTTGGAAGCGGTCAGCTTGGCGACCTGGTCCTTCAGTTCCTTGCCTACCTTGAACTTGACGACGGAACGGGCGGGAATCGGCACGTCCTGGTCAGGATTCTTGGGATTGCGGCCTACTTTGGGCTTCACTTCCTTTACCTGGAAGGTTCCGAAGTTGCGAATCACCACACGGTCACCTTCCGCAAGTGTGCTGGAGATAATGTCCACGGCACGTTGTACGATGTCGAACACTTCAATCTGGGTGAAGTTGGTTTCGGCGCTGATCTTGTTAACGAGGTCTCGTTTTGTTAATGTTTTAGCCATATGGAGTGCAGAATGATATGAATGTATGAGTTTTATAGTTCAGCGTCCGTGATTTGTCTCCTAAAAAATCATATAATCCGTGGCATGCTTGATTTTTGCGTCCGCAACCGCGCGATGCGAGGATTTTGCTTGACCGTAGCGGTTTGAATGCTTCCATTATTCGCCGCCGGGCGTTCCTGCGCCGGGAGGGAGGATATGCGCACCACATTTACAACCATGCTGACTGACGCTCAGGCCGGAAGGCTTGAGTCCATTCTGGAGGGAAAGGGGTTTGAAAAAAGGGAGGTGCCTTACGCGCGCTTTTCCTTTGCGGGACCCTCCCTGCTGGTGACGGTTTATGAGAAGAAGAACAAGCTTCTTCTTCAGGGGAAGGGAACGGACGAGTTTATAGAGTTTACCCTGGAGCCGCAGGTGACGGGCATCCTGTCCCTCCCTGCGGAAGTGGAAGAGGAGGGAGGAAAAACAGAAGCCCATTTCGGCATTGATGAAAGCGGCAAGGGGGATTACTTCGGCCCGCTGGTGGTAGCCGGGGTTTATGTGGACGGCCGCATCAGCGCCGCCCTGCGCAAGCTGGGCGTCTGCGACAGCAAGCTGGTGGGTTCCTCCGCCAGAATCCGTTCCCTGGCGGAAGGGATACGCAAGGTTCCGGGCATCCGGTTTCATCTGGTAAGCATAGGCCCGGAACGGTACAACCAGCTTTATCCGGAGTTTAAGAATTTGAACCGTTTTCTGGCCTGGGGCCATGCCACGGTGATTGAAGGCCTGGCGGCCAAAGTGCCGGATTGCCCCATGGCGCTGAGTGACCAGTTTGCCAATCCGTTTGTCCTGAAAAGGGCGCTGGCCGCCAAAAAACTGTCCATCCGGCTGGAACAGCGCGTCCGGGCGGAGAGTGACGTGGCGGTGGCTGCTGCATCCATTCTGGCGCGTGAACGTTTTGTGAACTGGATGGATGCGGCGGGAGAGGCCGCAGGCATGAAGCTGCCGCTGGGCGCCTCCGGCCAGGTGGTGAAGGCCGCCCGGCAGCTGGTGGCCGTACACGGGGAGGAGATGCTGCCGAAGGTAGCCAAGATGCATTTCAAGACCACGCAGAACGTGCTGAAGTGAGTCAGGGCGGCGTGGCATAGGGCGGCGCTTCCCGCTTCCATTTGCCGTCTCCCACGGAAAGGACGGTGATTCTGACGCGGTCCAGCCCATGATGTTTCATGTCCAGCCGTTCCGCGGCTTTTTCACTCAGGTCAATGAGACGGTTTTTAATGAAGGGGCCGCGGTCGTTGACACGTACTTTCACGGTTTTTCCCGTTCGCAGGGATTGGACGAGCACCTCACAGGGGAGGGGCAGGGTGGGATGCGCCGCGTGCAGGTGCCAGGGGCGCACGTTTTCTCCAATGGCCGTTTCCCCGCTGACCAGCCCCCACAGGGCGCATTCGTTATAGTGGGAGGCAATGCCTGTCTGTTCATAGGACAGGGCCTGTTCCACGCTCATGGGGTGGTAGCGGTGGCCCCGTATGGTGTAGGGACGGGTCATGTAACCGGGGTAGTCCCGGCTTTTGGGGGAGG includes these proteins:
- a CDS encoding HU family DNA-binding protein; amino-acid sequence: MKLIHSYHSALHMAKTLTKRDLVNKISAETNFTQIEVFDIVQRAVDIISSTLAEGDRVVIRNFGTFQVKEVKPKVGRNPKNPDQDVPIPARSVVKFKVGKELKDQVAKLTASK
- the rnhC gene encoding ribonuclease HIII, translated to MLTDAQAGRLESILEGKGFEKREVPYARFSFAGPSLLVTVYEKKNKLLLQGKGTDEFIEFTLEPQVTGILSLPAEVEEEGGKTEAHFGIDESGKGDYFGPLVVAGVYVDGRISAALRKLGVCDSKLVGSSARIRSLAEGIRKVPGIRFHLVSIGPERYNQLYPEFKNLNRFLAWGHATVIEGLAAKVPDCPMALSDQFANPFVLKRALAAKKLSIRLEQRVRAESDVAVAAASILARERFVNWMDAAGEAAGMKLPLGASGQVVKAARQLVAVHGEEMLPKVAKMHFKTTQNVLK
- a CDS encoding septal ring lytic transglycosylase RlpA family protein, translating into MHTGIIRGAAMLAGVLWLASCSSSPKSRDYPGYMTRPYTIRGHRYHPMSVEQALSYEQTGIASHYNECALWGLVSGETAIGENVRPWHLHAAHPTLPLPCEVLVQSLRTGKTVKVRVNDRGPFIKNRLIDLSEKAAERLDMKHHGLDRVRITVLSVGDGKWKREAPPYATPP